The proteins below are encoded in one region of Terriglobia bacterium:
- a CDS encoding cytochrome b/b6 domain-containing protein, with the protein MKVESLRLETDSAIRPLAIGPLSAAPPPARTKAAASRSLAEVATPPRQILRFRKSERVLHWSIAVPFMVCYTTALILMFGYNLHSESVSRDVFSWIHRISGACLIFFPIQSVLRNLRDHRIHLYNIRQGWTWAIDDLKWLLLMGPAAVIRKITLPEQGKFNAAEKLNFMMVMCTCPLFIMTGLLLCMPGPAFLSWIVHVGLALVATPLMLGHIYMALVNPGTRVGLGGMFSGYVDRQWAKHHYRRWYREHFEDQEENPREHEKVRQALQRPALIRCSHCNNEHVVATRINLLEITCECQSHRCPNCGETADMAAVIVDPGEGDSILFSLERAGISYFTVEKYLERIGIRGHDTCLEGSVAGREA; encoded by the coding sequence ATGAAGGTTGAATCTCTGAGGTTAGAAACCGATTCCGCAATTCGGCCCCTGGCGATCGGGCCCCTGTCGGCCGCACCGCCGCCGGCCCGCACAAAGGCTGCGGCCTCCAGATCCCTGGCGGAAGTCGCTACTCCCCCCAGACAGATCCTGCGCTTCCGAAAATCGGAGCGAGTGCTCCACTGGTCGATTGCCGTTCCGTTCATGGTCTGCTACACGACCGCTCTAATTCTGATGTTCGGCTACAACCTGCATTCCGAGAGCGTTTCCCGGGATGTCTTTTCATGGATCCACCGGATCTCCGGCGCCTGCCTGATTTTCTTTCCCATCCAGTCCGTCCTGAGAAATCTAAGGGACCACCGGATCCACCTGTACAACATCAGGCAAGGATGGACCTGGGCGATCGACGATCTGAAGTGGCTCCTCCTTATGGGGCCGGCTGCCGTCATTCGGAAAATCACTCTTCCGGAACAAGGAAAATTCAACGCCGCAGAAAAGCTGAACTTCATGATGGTGATGTGTACCTGTCCGCTATTCATCATGACCGGTTTGTTGCTCTGTATGCCTGGGCCCGCCTTCCTTTCCTGGATTGTCCACGTGGGGCTGGCTCTGGTGGCGACTCCCCTGATGCTTGGGCACATCTATATGGCACTCGTCAATCCAGGCACTCGCGTCGGGCTTGGAGGTATGTTTTCTGGCTACGTGGATCGCCAATGGGCCAAGCATCACTATCGCCGCTGGTACCGGGAGCATTTTGAAGACCAGGAAGAGAACCCCAGGGAGCACGAAAAGGTCCGGCAAGCGCTGCAGCGTCCGGCCCTGATTCGCTGTTCCCACTGCAACAACGAGCATGTTGTAGCCACCCGGATAAACCTGCTCGAAATCACCTGCGAGTGTCAGTCCCACAGGTGTCCGAATTGTGGTGAGACCGCGGACATGGCCGCGGTGATCGTGGACCCCGGGGAGGGTGACTCGATCCTGTTCAGCCTGGAGCGGGCAGGCATCAGCTACTTTACTGTTGAGAAATATCTGGAGAGGATCGGGATCCGCGGACATGATACCTGCCTTGAAGGTTCCGTTGCCGGGAGAGAGGCGTGA